The following proteins come from a genomic window of Sebastes fasciatus isolate fSebFas1 chromosome 6, fSebFas1.pri, whole genome shotgun sequence:
- the LOC141769803 gene encoding uncharacterized protein LOC141769803 — protein sequence MSGVKYHMSLPVSVGVLLVGLPYSISLAAQWLYGWPSKPGYKKYIEALRPRRIYCLTRAILETLKYLQYGRLYFQWKSWYKNDENRKHYEKGITFGRRSNKLDLYHPPNVGKSKNAPAPLVVFIFGGAWGSGDRSIYCLLARQMAEELSATVVCPDYFTYPKANVLGMVQDIADCLVWAQESGEKFNFDKDNIVLMGHSAGAHLCALTTLFLIDAREELFIEASKQRDVSLAIRGVIGLSGVYNIMDHYEHEQKRAVEYVSTMHKAMNGVENFPYYSPTHLLKELSNDKLDKVPPFALLHGTSDIIVPFESSKKFSDLLTSLSIKVSLYLLPRVDHTEMVTDLMVPDRRFYHPIFSCIKQEFRKLLGRC from the exons AT GTCGGGGGTAAAATATCACATGTCACTGCCTGTGTCGGTGGGTGTCCTGTTGGTGGGCCTCCCATACTCCATCTCTCTAGCTGCCCAGTGGCTTTATGGCTGGCCCAGCAAGCCTGGATACAAGAAGTACATAGAAGCTTTAAGACCAAG GCGAATATACTGTTTGACCAGAGCCATCCTGGAAACTCTCAAATATCTGCAATATGGGAGACTTTACTTTCAGTGGAAGTCGTGGTACAAGAATGACGAAAACCGAAAACATTATGAAAAG GGCATCACATTTGGCCGCCGAAGCAACAAGCTGGACCTGTACCACCCTCCAAACGTGGGCAAGTCGAAAAATGCGCCTGCTCCGCTGGTAGTTTTCATCTTTGGAGGAGCATGGGGCTCCGGAGATCGATCCATTTACTGTTTGCTGGCGAGGCAGATGGCTGAAGAACTGAGTGCAACTGTCGTTTGTCCTGATTACTTCACCTATCCAAAG GCGAACGTTTTAGGGATGGTTCAAGATATTGCTGACTGCTTGGTTTGGGCCCAAGAGAGTGGAGAGAAGTTCAACTTCGACAAA GACAACATAGTATTAATGGGTCATTCAGCGGGTGCACATTTGTGTGCACTGACCACGCTGTTTCTCATTGATGCAAGAGAGGAGCTTTTCATAGAAGCCAGCAAGCAGAGGGACGTTTCGCTGGCGATAAGAGGAGTTATTG GTCTGAGTGGCGTTTACAACATCATGGACCATTACGAGCACGAGCAGAAGCGTGCAGTCGAATATGTCTCCACCATGCATAAAGCCATGAATGGCGTGGAGAACTTTCCTTACTACTCACCAACACACTTACTGAAGGAGTTGAGCAACGACAAACTGGACAA AGTGCCTCCGTTCGCTTTGCTCCACGGGACCAGCGACATCATCGTTCCTTTCGAATCTTCCAAAAAGTTCTCTGACCTCCTCACCTCGCTGTCCATAAAGGTGTCTCTCTACCTGCTGCCCAGAGTTGACCACACAGAGATGGTCACCGACCTCATGGTGCCAGACAGGCGCTTCTACCATCCCATCTTCAGCTGCATCAAACAGGAGTTCAGAAAACTACTGGGACGCTGCTGA